From Candidatus Rubrimentiphilum sp., one genomic window encodes:
- a CDS encoding flagellar basal body rod C-terminal domain-containing protein: MDGIAWAASAMSAAQTRLEIAAGNLANGSSDGFRRSVARGSLQRDGVRVSPGRDDEQGALRRTGRQFDRAIAGRGTFVLRDSAGRIVETRNGAFTRDRFGHLRDDLGRVLVKTSLAKGSSVRSGFLESSNVDSVGEMVNVLEAERSFEAAQKVLTAIDQTRERANAKMAEFK, from the coding sequence ATGGATGGTATCGCATGGGCGGCGAGCGCAATGTCGGCGGCGCAGACGCGGCTCGAGATCGCAGCCGGAAACTTGGCAAACGGATCGAGCGACGGCTTTCGACGAAGCGTCGCGCGCGGATCGCTGCAGCGCGACGGCGTGCGTGTGTCGCCCGGCCGCGACGACGAACAGGGCGCGCTGCGGCGCACGGGCCGGCAGTTCGATCGCGCGATTGCAGGCCGCGGCACGTTCGTGCTGCGCGACTCTGCCGGCCGGATCGTCGAGACGCGCAACGGCGCTTTCACGCGGGATCGCTTCGGGCACTTGCGCGACGATCTCGGCCGGGTGCTCGTCAAGACGTCGCTTGCCAAAGGTTCGTCCGTTCGATCCGGATTCTTGGAGAGCTCCAACGTGGACTCCGTCGGTGAAATGGTCAACGTTCTGGAGGCCGAGCGCTCGTTCGAAGCGGCGCAAAAAGTCTTGACCGCCATCGACCAAACGCGCGAGCGCGCCAACGCCAAGATGGCGGAATTCAAGTGA
- a CDS encoding flagellar hook-basal body protein has product MNRALYAAATGMAAQQTNLEIIADNLANSDVAGFKGASATFTDIASPGGGTLGTAAAGTHVMFTQGKLERSGGPFDLAIDGLGFFAVTDAKGRRGFTRDGEFARAADGTLRSVEGRQLAGVRIPADAIAATVSADGVVTAQTASGKKACGRIRLAQFASPEYLESAGGTLFFETKASGRARFVDAGKTGGPAIRFGMLERSNVTIVEAMMQILAAQRAYEANAKGVQAADEMMRIADNLSRD; this is encoded by the coding sequence GTGAATCGCGCCCTCTACGCCGCCGCGACCGGGATGGCCGCGCAGCAGACAAATCTGGAGATCATTGCAGACAATCTGGCCAACTCGGACGTGGCCGGCTTCAAAGGCGCGAGCGCGACGTTCACCGACATTGCGTCGCCCGGCGGCGGAACGCTCGGCACCGCCGCAGCCGGAACGCACGTGATGTTCACGCAGGGCAAACTCGAGCGCAGCGGCGGCCCGTTCGATCTCGCCATCGACGGCCTGGGGTTTTTCGCGGTTACGGATGCAAAAGGCCGGCGCGGATTCACGCGCGACGGCGAGTTCGCGCGAGCCGCGGACGGCACGTTGCGAAGCGTGGAAGGCCGGCAACTCGCGGGCGTTCGCATCCCGGCCGACGCGATTGCTGCGACAGTAAGCGCGGACGGCGTCGTCACCGCACAGACCGCAAGCGGAAAAAAGGCGTGCGGACGCATCCGCTTGGCGCAGTTTGCGTCGCCGGAATACCTAGAGTCCGCCGGCGGCACGCTCTTCTTCGAAACGAAAGCGTCAGGCCGCGCGCGATTCGTTGACGCCGGCAAGACCGGCGGTCCGGCGATAAGGTTCGGGATGCTCGAACGCTCAAACGTCACGATCGTCGAGGCGATGATGCAGATCCTCGCGGCGCAGCGAGCGTATGAAGCCAATGCCAAAGGTGTGCAAGCTGCGGACGAAATGATGCGCATCGCCGACAACTTGAGCCGTGATTGA
- a CDS encoding purine-nucleoside phosphorylase → MKKIGTIDIALVLGSGLSQVLAERADFKRIPFAKLKLPVAKLAGHSGEALVGEWHGKRVLAFAGRVHGYQGFSAKDITRSVALAHEHGAKQLLLTNAAGAINERFKAGDLMLISDHINLTGLNPLIGTKLDDPFVNMTGAYSERLRAAARHVDGNLREGVYVGLLGPTYETPAEARYLRMIGADAVGMSTVLETIAARAAGIEVFGVSLITNSVAAADTSHAEVQEIAKSAAVRLAALLDGVIAAA, encoded by the coding sequence ATGAAAAAGATCGGGACAATCGATATCGCATTGGTTTTGGGGAGCGGCCTCTCGCAGGTGTTGGCGGAGCGCGCGGACTTCAAACGGATTCCATTCGCCAAACTCAAACTTCCGGTCGCGAAGCTCGCCGGGCATTCCGGCGAAGCGCTCGTCGGCGAGTGGCACGGCAAACGCGTTCTGGCTTTTGCTGGACGCGTTCATGGCTACCAAGGTTTTTCGGCCAAAGATATCACCCGCTCCGTCGCGCTGGCGCACGAACACGGCGCCAAGCAGCTCTTGCTCACGAACGCAGCGGGCGCGATCAACGAACGGTTCAAGGCCGGCGATCTCATGCTCATCTCCGATCACATCAACCTCACAGGTCTCAACCCGCTTATCGGCACGAAGCTCGACGATCCGTTCGTGAACATGACCGGCGCGTACAGCGAGCGCTTGCGCGCGGCTGCGCGGCATGTCGACGGGAATCTGCGCGAGGGCGTCTACGTGGGACTCCTCGGACCGACATACGAGACTCCCGCCGAAGCGCGCTACTTGCGGATGATCGGCGCCGACGCCGTGGGAATGTCGACCGTTCTCGAGACGATCGCGGCGCGCGCGGCCGGCATCGAGGTCTTCGGCGTGAGCTTGATCACCAATTCGGTGGCCGCCGCCGACACGTCGCACGCCGAAGTACAAGAGATTGCAAAAAGCGCCGCCGTCCGGCTGGCCGCACTATTGGACGGCGTAATAGCTGCCGCTTGA
- the sepF gene encoding cell division protein SepF, translated as MFTKIGSFFSMSDEEDDLYAEEGSRNVVPLSGVSRRGGTEVSVYAPRSFGDVTEIADALRNRQVVIVNLQNADRSLLQRVVDFTSGTAYTIDGKIQKLAEAIYLIVPAGVVVNSQGLRESMMADGSLDFLSNRG; from the coding sequence ATGTTTACCAAGATCGGATCGTTCTTTTCGATGAGTGACGAAGAAGACGATCTGTACGCGGAGGAAGGTTCGCGCAACGTCGTTCCGCTGAGCGGCGTCTCCCGGCGCGGCGGCACGGAAGTCAGCGTCTACGCGCCCCGCTCTTTCGGCGACGTCACCGAGATCGCGGACGCGCTGCGGAACCGCCAAGTCGTTATCGTCAATTTGCAAAACGCGGATCGCTCGCTGCTTCAGCGGGTCGTTGACTTCACGTCCGGCACGGCCTATACGATTGACGGCAAGATTCAAAAACTCGCGGAAGCGATTTATCTCATCGTGCCGGCGGGCGTCGTCGTCAATTCGCAGGGCTTGCGCGAATCCATGATGGCCGACGGTTCGCTCGACTTTCTTTCCAATAGAGGATGA
- the leuB gene encoding 3-isopropylmalate dehydrogenase — MPGDGIGPEVTRAAVRVLNAVRPDVECIEAEVGGAALRSGKSALPDETRALCDRSAAILFGSVGLPEYDGKQLSDRPEYALFLLRRDYELYANIRPVRVFGGLEPASSLLPELVKGLDLIVVRELTGGIYFGTPKEQRTGADGIEEAVDTMFYRAPEIERIARVAFELARARRKLVTSVDKQNILETSRLWRRVVDRIAAEYPDVRVAHLLVDNAAMQLVRRPGDFDVLLTENMFGDILSDEAAMLTGSIGNLPSASLGAKGSPGKQFGLYEPISGSAPDIAGRGVANPTAAILSAAMLLRLSLADENGAAKIESAIERTFASGARTNDLVKAGEKALSTTEFTDRVLDFC, encoded by the coding sequence TTGCCCGGTGACGGCATCGGGCCCGAAGTGACGCGCGCCGCGGTGCGCGTGCTGAACGCCGTGCGTCCCGACGTTGAATGCATCGAAGCAGAAGTTGGCGGCGCGGCGCTACGCAGCGGCAAATCCGCGCTTCCCGACGAGACGCGCGCGCTCTGCGATCGATCGGCGGCGATCCTCTTCGGTTCGGTCGGCCTGCCGGAATACGATGGTAAGCAGCTGTCGGATCGTCCGGAATACGCGCTGTTCTTATTGCGGCGCGACTACGAATTGTACGCCAACATCCGGCCGGTACGTGTCTTTGGCGGATTGGAGCCGGCGTCGAGTCTGTTACCGGAGCTCGTGAAAGGGCTCGATTTAATCGTCGTGCGCGAATTGACCGGCGGCATTTATTTCGGCACACCCAAAGAACAGCGCACGGGAGCCGACGGCATAGAAGAAGCTGTCGACACGATGTTTTACCGCGCACCCGAGATCGAGCGGATCGCGCGCGTCGCATTCGAACTCGCGCGCGCGCGGCGCAAGCTGGTGACGTCGGTCGACAAGCAAAACATCCTCGAAACGTCGCGCTTGTGGCGGCGCGTCGTCGATCGAATCGCGGCAGAGTATCCCGACGTGCGCGTCGCGCACTTGCTCGTCGATAACGCGGCGATGCAACTGGTGCGGCGCCCGGGCGATTTCGACGTGCTCCTGACCGAGAACATGTTCGGCGACATTCTTTCGGACGAAGCGGCGATGCTGACGGGCTCGATCGGAAATCTGCCGAGCGCGAGCCTCGGCGCGAAGGGCTCGCCCGGGAAGCAGTTCGGGCTCTACGAGCCGATCAGCGGCAGCGCGCCTGATATCGCGGGGCGCGGCGTGGCAAACCCGACCGCCGCAATTCTCTCGGCGGCGATGCTGCTGCGGCTGAGTTTGGCAGACGAAAACGGCGCGGCCAAGATCGAAAGCGCCATCGAGCGGACGTTCGCGAGCGGGGCGCGGACGAACGACCTCGTGAAGGCCGGAGAGAAAGCCCTCTCCACGACCGAGTTTACCGATCGCGTACTAGACTTTTGCTGA
- the whiA gene encoding DNA-binding protein WhiA, with the protein MNNLSADTKDALTRSIPADAHCREALLAGLALYGARKHVFVTHRNSVARLFMRLDPRHARSARYSGVLRQAQDDKKKLTPKQHLFRVAIPDDLRQLPRKPPRRCDRVMEARAAFLACGSLSAGAQGYHLEFVPPDNELGARLEWILRAVAAPPKRMRRAERSVLYYKDFEAIVELLGVIGAHAAVLHLEDVHALKETKNRIHRLVNTEAANLERVAGAAAAQRETIEFISSAHGLNHLSHPLREIAEMRLRHPDESLAELGRRCNPPISKPTVNSRLGALARLARRLRGETAPR; encoded by the coding sequence ATGAATAATCTCTCCGCCGACACGAAGGACGCGCTGACTCGCAGCATACCCGCCGACGCGCACTGCCGAGAAGCGTTACTGGCCGGGCTCGCACTCTACGGCGCGCGCAAACATGTTTTCGTTACGCACCGCAATAGCGTGGCACGGTTGTTCATGCGCCTGGACCCTCGTCACGCTCGCTCCGCTCGCTACTCGGGCGTCCTTCGACAAGCTCAGGATGACAAGAAAAAACTCACGCCAAAACAGCACCTATTCCGCGTTGCGATTCCCGATGATCTGCGCCAGTTGCCACGTAAGCCGCCGCGGCGCTGCGATCGCGTTATGGAAGCGCGAGCAGCCTTTCTCGCGTGCGGTTCGCTCTCGGCGGGTGCGCAAGGCTATCACTTGGAGTTCGTGCCGCCCGATAACGAGCTGGGCGCACGCCTCGAATGGATCTTGCGCGCGGTCGCCGCTCCGCCGAAACGCATGCGCCGCGCCGAACGCAGCGTACTTTATTACAAGGATTTCGAAGCTATCGTCGAGCTGCTCGGCGTCATCGGTGCGCACGCCGCGGTCTTGCATCTCGAAGACGTGCACGCGCTCAAAGAAACGAAGAACCGCATTCACCGCCTCGTCAACACGGAAGCGGCCAACCTCGAACGTGTGGCCGGCGCTGCGGCCGCCCAGCGCGAGACGATCGAGTTCATCAGCTCCGCACACGGCTTGAATCACCTTTCGCATCCGCTGCGCGAGATCGCCGAGATGCGGCTGCGCCATCCCGACGAAAGCCTGGCCGAACTCGGCCGCCGCTGTAACCCGCCGATCTCCAAACCTACCGTAAACAGCCGCCTGGGCGCGCTCGCGCGCCTGGCACGCCGCCTTCGCGGGGAAACCGCCCCGCGATGA
- the tpiA gene encoding triose-phosphate isomerase: protein MRRQICAGNWKMHKTAHEASDFVAAFLPLAARIPDRIEIVLCPPFTAIAAVAHGLRNDTRVQVGAQDMHWEQSGAFTGAISGPMLRDLGVTYVIVGHSERREYFGETDETVRLKTAAALQNGLTPIVAVGETLATRETGKTLEHVVAQTRAALRGLGKEQIARIVMAYEPIWAIGTGQNCDAVEANAVMGAMRASVDGLQDVPILYGGSVKPENIAEYKAQANINGGLVGGASLDPAAFAALCAAAA from the coding sequence ATGAGACGGCAGATCTGCGCCGGCAACTGGAAGATGCACAAGACCGCCCACGAAGCGAGCGATTTTGTCGCTGCATTTTTACCGCTGGCCGCGCGCATTCCGGATCGAATCGAAATCGTACTCTGTCCGCCGTTCACCGCAATCGCGGCCGTCGCACACGGGCTTCGCAATGACACCCGCGTGCAGGTGGGGGCGCAGGACATGCACTGGGAGCAGAGCGGCGCCTTCACCGGCGCGATCTCCGGCCCCATGTTGCGCGATCTTGGCGTTACATACGTCATCGTCGGACATTCCGAACGGCGCGAATATTTCGGCGAAACCGATGAAACCGTGCGTTTGAAAACCGCGGCCGCGCTGCAAAACGGTTTGACCCCGATCGTGGCCGTCGGCGAGACGCTCGCGACCCGCGAAACGGGCAAGACGCTCGAGCACGTGGTCGCCCAGACGCGGGCGGCGCTGCGCGGGCTTGGCAAAGAGCAGATTGCGCGCATCGTGATGGCGTACGAACCGATCTGGGCAATCGGCACCGGGCAAAACTGCGATGCCGTCGAGGCAAACGCGGTGATGGGCGCAATGCGGGCGAGTGTCGACGGGCTGCAAGACGTTCCGATTCTCTACGGCGGCAGCGTCAAACCGGAAAACATCGCCGAGTACAAGGCGCAAGCCAACATCAACGGCGGACTCGTCGGCGGCGCCTCCTTGGATCCGGCGGCGTTTGCGGCGCTCTGCGCGGCCGCTGCTTGA
- a CDS encoding S4 domain-containing protein has product MKVSRLSKRRSEAHEALVHGRITKDGRPLKPGYDVHPGDVLVIHYATKFLTVRIREVPLRMTPGVKAAALYEILEERPSDE; this is encoded by the coding sequence ATGAAAGTTTCGCGCCTCTCCAAACGGCGGAGTGAGGCGCACGAGGCGCTCGTGCACGGCCGCATCACCAAAGACGGCAGACCGCTCAAACCCGGCTACGACGTTCACCCGGGCGACGTGCTGGTAATTCATTACGCAACGAAGTTCTTGACCGTTCGTATCCGCGAAGTGCCGCTACGCATGACGCCCGGCGTGAAAGCCGCGGCGCTCTACGAAATCCTCGAAGAACGCCCGTCCGATGAATAA
- the gap gene encoding type I glyceraldehyde-3-phosphate dehydrogenase: MRIGINGFGRIGRNFSKALLERHPGVEIAAVNDLTSAAECAHLFKYDSNYGTYDGEVSAKDGALVIDGRTIKVLAERDPAKLPWKDLGVDVVIESTGLFTDADKARAHMTGGGAKKVLISAPAKGEDITVVLGVNEDRYDPAKHDIISNASCTTNCLATAVKPLVDTLGWVKGFMCTVHSYTNDQNILDAPHKDLRRARSAATNIIPTSTGAAKALYLTIPEVKGTFDGFSLRVPTPTVSMIYLVAQVKRETTKDEVNEILKRAAAGGLKEYVYYCDEELVSSDFKRSPYSSIVDSQLTNANGDLVQIAAWYDNEWGYSCRLADLTAMVLDKIPARA; the protein is encoded by the coding sequence ATGCGAATTGGGATCAACGGCTTCGGCCGCATCGGACGAAACTTTTCGAAAGCTTTGCTGGAACGCCATCCCGGCGTCGAGATCGCGGCGGTGAACGATCTCACGAGCGCCGCGGAATGCGCGCATCTCTTCAAGTACGATTCGAACTACGGTACATACGACGGCGAAGTCAGTGCCAAAGATGGCGCCCTGGTGATCGATGGGCGCACGATCAAAGTCTTGGCCGAGCGAGATCCGGCGAAGCTGCCGTGGAAGGATCTGGGCGTCGACGTCGTCATCGAGTCGACCGGACTCTTCACCGATGCGGACAAAGCTCGCGCTCACATGACCGGCGGCGGCGCAAAGAAAGTCCTCATCTCGGCGCCGGCCAAGGGCGAAGACATCACCGTCGTTTTGGGCGTGAACGAAGATCGCTACGATCCGGCCAAGCACGACATTATCTCGAACGCGTCGTGCACGACCAACTGCTTGGCAACCGCGGTAAAACCGCTGGTCGACACGCTCGGCTGGGTCAAGGGCTTCATGTGCACGGTTCATTCGTATACGAACGACCAGAATATTCTGGACGCGCCGCACAAAGATTTACGGCGCGCGCGCAGCGCTGCCACCAATATCATTCCGACCTCGACCGGAGCCGCTAAAGCACTCTATCTGACGATCCCCGAAGTCAAAGGGACGTTCGACGGTTTCTCGCTGCGCGTACCCACGCCGACCGTGTCCATGATCTATCTCGTCGCCCAGGTGAAACGCGAGACAACCAAAGATGAGGTCAACGAGATCCTCAAACGCGCGGCGGCGGGCGGCTTGAAAGAGTACGTCTACTACTGCGACGAGGAACTCGTCTCGAGCGATTTCAAGCGGTCACCCTACAGTTCGATCGTGGACTCGCAGCTGACGAATGCCAACGGCGATCTCGTGCAGATTGCGGCGTGGTATGACAACGAGTGGGGCTATTCGTGCCGCCTCGCGGACTTGACCGCGATGGTGCTCGACAAAATACCCGCGCGCGCCTAG
- a CDS encoding sigma-70 family RNA polymerase sigma factor, producing MRAIDRRRLVEVSRREALIRSFLPLVRRLARRVRRMVPGSDIDDLIGDGCVGLIRAIDAFDPARGPTLQAYVSRVVAGTMLNGLRRLDPVSERVRREVREADRARYELAVQSGELPTQREMEVRRPALRRAALHAYRYTPLSLDSPLPVEESLSGDWTADPALLAGNRLDRAFIRGSLSALTPRQRTVVAMYYFYDKTLYEIGRALSISPQRASQLHVTALRNLRKVLDAAALG from the coding sequence GTGCGCGCGATCGATCGCCGCCGGCTTGTCGAAGTGAGCCGGCGCGAAGCGCTCATCCGGTCGTTTCTTCCGCTGGTCAGACGCCTCGCGCGGCGCGTGCGGCGAATGGTGCCCGGCAGCGACATAGACGATCTCATAGGCGACGGATGCGTCGGCTTGATTCGTGCCATCGATGCGTTCGATCCGGCGCGCGGCCCTACACTGCAAGCCTACGTGTCGCGCGTTGTGGCGGGCACGATGCTGAACGGTTTGCGTCGCCTCGATCCGGTTTCGGAGCGCGTCCGGCGCGAGGTTCGCGAAGCCGACCGCGCGCGGTATGAGCTGGCGGTCCAATCCGGCGAGCTGCCGACGCAACGCGAGATGGAGGTGCGGCGTCCGGCGCTGCGCCGCGCAGCGCTGCATGCCTACCGGTACACGCCGCTTTCGCTCGACTCTCCGCTGCCCGTCGAAGAATCGCTTTCGGGAGATTGGACTGCCGATCCGGCGCTGCTGGCGGGCAACCGGCTCGATCGCGCGTTTATACGGGGCTCGCTCAGTGCACTGACGCCACGCCAGCGCACCGTTGTGGCGATGTACTATTTTTACGACAAGACGCTGTATGAGATCGGGCGTGCGCTTTCGATCTCGCCGCAGCGCGCATCGCAACTCCATGTAACCGCTCTACGGAATCTGCGAAAGGTCTTGGATGCTGCGGCCCTGGGTTGA
- a CDS encoding DivIVA domain-containing protein, whose translation MSMQRITPVDIQHKTFKKALQGYDRAEVDQFLDEIIETLEDDAQHRAALEAEIADLKERISHFKAMEESLQNTLVLAQRTADEVKASAHKEADLIKEQARIAAEREIATFTEAAADARREHQRANEAAEKAKSELRSLLMTHLSLLEKTPPQANGEPAQAAAAAAEPVAAEPQADLSDTNRITVY comes from the coding sequence ATGAGCATGCAAAGAATTACGCCAGTCGACATCCAGCACAAGACCTTCAAGAAGGCGCTGCAGGGGTACGACCGCGCGGAAGTGGATCAGTTTCTCGACGAGATCATCGAAACGCTGGAGGACGACGCGCAGCATCGCGCCGCGCTCGAAGCGGAGATCGCCGATCTCAAGGAACGCATCAGCCATTTCAAAGCGATGGAAGAGTCGCTGCAAAACACGCTGGTGCTGGCTCAGCGCACGGCCGACGAAGTCAAGGCGTCGGCGCATAAAGAAGCGGATTTGATCAAAGAGCAGGCGCGCATCGCAGCCGAGCGCGAGATTGCAACGTTTACGGAAGCCGCCGCGGATGCGCGGCGCGAGCACCAGCGCGCCAATGAGGCCGCCGAGAAGGCCAAGAGCGAACTGCGAAGCTTGCTCATGACGCACCTGTCGCTGCTCGAGAAGACTCCTCCGCAGGCCAACGGCGAGCCGGCGCAAGCCGCAGCCGCGGCTGCGGAGCCGGTTGCGGCCGAGCCGCAGGCCGACCTCAGCGACACCAACCGCATCACCGTTTATTAG
- a CDS encoding phosphoglycerate kinase → MLRTLKDADVRGKRVLLREDLNVPLRQGSGQAPDSVEILDPKRIDAALPTIRYLVQHNARVIVVSHLGRPDGKRTSKYTLKPVAAALAQRLGRDMIFVPDVVGPAAQEAAGSLRDGQVAMLENVRFEPGEETNDPQFAKQLASLADVYVDDAFGTAHRAHASTEGVTHYLPSFAGLLMEAEIRELSALLEDPEQPYVCVIGGAKIKDKVGVFTNLMERVNAFCIGGGMANTFLAAQGVNVGGSLRDDDLGPATAMLELARTHDVAMLLPSDAIVSTRFDNDAGAHAVDIAGVGSEMILDIGPKTAAEYAQVIERARTVVFNGPMGVYEKAPYREGTRVVGEAMARATQRGARTIVGGGDAAAAAEELQFADKVTHLSTGGGATLEFLEGKALPGIKALEV, encoded by the coding sequence GTGCTGCGCACCCTCAAGGACGCGGACGTTCGCGGCAAGCGCGTGCTGCTGCGCGAGGACTTGAACGTTCCCCTTCGACAAGGCTCGGGGCAGGCTCCGGACTCGGTAGAGATTCTCGATCCGAAGCGTATCGACGCTGCGCTGCCGACAATACGCTACTTAGTGCAGCACAACGCGCGCGTGATCGTGGTGTCCCACCTTGGCCGTCCGGACGGCAAGCGCACTTCGAAGTATACGCTGAAACCCGTCGCGGCAGCTCTCGCGCAGCGTCTTGGGCGCGACATGATCTTCGTACCGGACGTCGTCGGGCCGGCGGCACAGGAGGCCGCCGGGTCACTGCGCGACGGACAGGTCGCCATGCTTGAAAACGTCCGGTTCGAACCGGGCGAGGAAACGAACGACCCTCAGTTTGCAAAACAGCTCGCATCGCTGGCCGACGTATACGTGGACGACGCGTTCGGAACCGCGCACCGCGCGCACGCCTCCACCGAAGGCGTCACGCACTACCTGCCAAGCTTTGCGGGCCTGCTGATGGAGGCCGAGATCCGCGAGCTCTCCGCGCTCCTTGAAGATCCCGAGCAGCCGTATGTCTGCGTGATCGGCGGTGCAAAGATCAAAGACAAGGTCGGCGTTTTTACCAATCTCATGGAACGCGTGAATGCCTTTTGCATCGGCGGAGGAATGGCCAACACGTTTCTGGCCGCTCAAGGCGTAAACGTCGGCGGTTCACTTCGTGATGACGACCTTGGGCCTGCTACGGCCATGCTTGAGTTGGCGCGCACGCACGATGTTGCGATGCTGCTGCCGAGCGACGCGATCGTGTCGACGCGTTTCGATAATGATGCGGGCGCTCACGCCGTCGACATCGCCGGCGTCGGCAGCGAGATGATTCTGGATATTGGGCCGAAGACGGCCGCGGAATACGCGCAAGTCATCGAGCGCGCGCGCACGGTGGTGTTCAACGGCCCGATGGGCGTCTACGAAAAGGCGCCGTATCGCGAAGGCACGCGCGTTGTCGGCGAAGCTATGGCGCGCGCTACACAACGCGGCGCACGCACGATCGTCGGCGGCGGCGACGCGGCTGCAGCCGCGGAGGAGCTGCAGTTCGCCGATAAAGTGACGCACCTGAGCACCGGCGGCGGCGCGACGCTCGAATTCTTGGAGGGCAAAGCGCTTCCGGGAATCAAGGCGCTCGAAGTATGA
- the gpmI gene encoding 2,3-bisphosphoglycerate-independent phosphoglycerate mutase has protein sequence MKYRPLVLCVLDGWGCRDETHGNAIAAAALPNWDGFLARYPWTMLEASGEAVGLPKGIMGNSEVGHTNMGSGRVVPQGVTIIDEDIRSGDFATNATLQTCIDHVKRTGGTLHLMGLVSDGKVHSSLDHLFALIDAVAKAKAPPAIHAFLDGRDTPPRSAQQFLSQLLEKLYECGLPEAIKTVTGRFYAMDRDNRWERTDAAFDAIAKAQGEYDAATPLDALLAGYARGEDDEFVKPTTIAGGLPVRDGDACIFFNFRPDRARQLTVAFNRAGFADFIFATMTKYDETFENSVLFGPRPQFDTFGEIVSREGLRQLRLAETEKYAHVTYFFNGGREDVFPNEDRKLIPSDRSVPTYDLAPAMRANEITDYAVECIRAGTYDVIVMNYANADMVGHTGKYQPTIEAVEILDRCLGRLANAVLDAGGLLAITADHGNAEDKIDPQGSPLTAHTTNPVPFVLIANRFAGTLRSGGKLGDVAPTLLHLEGLPVPAAMTGSDLTV, from the coding sequence TTGAAATACAGACCGCTCGTTCTTTGCGTCTTGGACGGCTGGGGATGCCGCGACGAAACGCACGGCAACGCAATCGCGGCAGCCGCGCTGCCGAATTGGGACGGGTTCCTGGCGCGCTATCCGTGGACGATGCTGGAAGCTAGCGGCGAAGCGGTGGGCCTGCCCAAAGGCATCATGGGAAACAGTGAAGTCGGCCACACCAACATGGGCAGCGGCCGTGTCGTGCCGCAAGGCGTGACCATTATCGATGAAGACATCCGCTCCGGAGACTTTGCGACCAACGCAACGTTGCAGACATGCATCGACCACGTCAAGCGCACCGGCGGAACGCTCCATCTCATGGGTTTGGTTTCCGATGGCAAGGTGCACAGCTCTCTGGATCACTTGTTTGCATTGATCGACGCCGTTGCCAAAGCGAAAGCGCCGCCGGCAATACATGCGTTCCTGGATGGCCGCGACACGCCGCCGCGCTCGGCGCAGCAATTCCTCAGTCAGTTGTTAGAGAAACTGTACGAATGCGGATTGCCGGAGGCAATCAAGACAGTAACCGGCCGCTTCTACGCAATGGATCGCGACAATCGTTGGGAGCGCACCGACGCCGCGTTCGACGCAATTGCCAAAGCCCAAGGCGAATACGACGCAGCTACGCCGTTGGACGCGCTGTTGGCGGGCTATGCGCGCGGCGAAGACGACGAGTTCGTCAAGCCCACCACGATCGCCGGCGGACTGCCGGTACGCGACGGCGATGCGTGCATCTTCTTCAACTTTCGTCCCGACCGCGCGCGCCAATTGACGGTCGCCTTCAATCGGGCGGGATTCGCGGACTTCATCTTCGCCACGATGACAAAGTATGACGAAACGTTTGAAAACTCAGTGCTCTTCGGCCCGCGGCCGCAGTTCGACACGTTCGGTGAGATCGTGTCGCGCGAAGGACTCCGCCAGTTGCGCCTCGCCGAAACGGAGAAATACGCCCACGTCACTTATTTTTTTAACGGCGGACGCGAGGATGTTTTCCCTAATGAGGATCGCAAGCTCATTCCATCGGATCGCAGCGTACCTACCTACGATCTTGCGCCGGCCATGCGCGCAAACGAGATCACCGATTACGCCGTCGAGTGCATCCGCGCCGGCACATATGACGTCATCGTCATGAACTATGCCAACGCGGACATGGTCGGCCACACGGGCAAATATCAGCCCACGATCGAAGCCGTCGAGATACTGGATCGCTGCCTGGGGCGGTTAGCGAACGCCGTGCTCGACGCGGGCGGCTTGCTGGCGATAACGGCCGATCACGGAAACGCCGAAGACAAAATCGATCCGCAGGGAAGTCCCTTGACGGCGCACACGACCAATCCGGTGCCATTCGTTTTGATTGCCAACCGTTTCGCCGGCACACTTCGGTCAGGCGGAAAACTCGGCGACGTCGCGCCGACGCTCTTACATTTAGAGGGGCTACCGGTTCCGGCGGCAATGACTGGAAGCGACTTGACAGTATGA